One part of the Vicia villosa cultivar HV-30 ecotype Madison, WI linkage group LG6, Vvil1.0, whole genome shotgun sequence genome encodes these proteins:
- the LOC131610755 gene encoding pre-mRNA-splicing factor SLU7-like: protein MATASVPFKSREEHRKNIELEEARKAGLAPAETDEDGKTINPHIPQYVSSAPWYLNPERPSLKHQRKWKSDPNYTKSWYDRGAKIFQASKYRKGACENCGAMTHDSKACMERPRKVGAKHTNKHIAADEKVETFELDYDGKRDRWNGYDASTYARVIERYEARDDARKKYLKEQQLKKLEKGDQNDDGAAIDEAEDEDDLKVDEAKVDESKQMDFAKVEKRVRTTGGGSTGTVRNLRIREDTAKYLLNLDVTSAHYDPKTRSMREDPLPEADPNEKFYLGDNQNRNSGQALEFRELNIHAWEAFDKGQDVHMQAAPSQAELLYKNFKVMKEKLESQTKETIIEKYGNAADEDKLPRELLLGQSERQVEYDRAGRIIKGQEVAIPRSKYEEDVYINNHTTVWGSWWKDHHWGFKCCKQTIRNSYCTGTAGIEAAEAANDLMRANIARKEAAAEDATPAEEKRPATWGSDVPEDVVLDEKLLADALKKEDQRKREEKDERKRKYNVKWNDEVTQEDIEAYRMKKVHDDDPMNKFMN from the exons ATGGCAACAGCTTCAG TGCCATTCAAGTCAAGGGAAGAACATAGAAAAAATATTGAGCTTGAGGAAGCCCGTAAAGCCGGGCTTGCACCTGCTGAGACTGATGAAGATGGGAAGACAATCAATCCCCATATTCCTCAGTATGTGTCATCCGCACCTTGGTATCTTAATCCTGAGAGACCT AGTTTGAAACATCAAAGGAAATGGAAATCTGATCCCAATTACACCAAATCTTGGTACGATAGAGGTGCTAAAATTTTTCAGGCCAGCAAGTATAGGAAAGGTGCTTGTGAGAA TTGTGGAGCTATGACACATGATTCCAAGGCATGCATGGAAAGACCACGAAAAGTAGGAGCTAAACATACAAACAAGCACATTGCTGCTGATGAAAAGGTAGAAACTTTTGAGCTTGACTATGATGGCAAACGAGATAGATGGAATGGGTATGATGCGTCAACATACGCCCGAGTAATTGAGAGATATGAAGCTAGAGATGATGCTCGAAAGAAGTACTTGAAGGAACAACAGCTGAAGAAATTGGAGAAGGGCGACCAAAATGATGATGGTGCTGCTATTGATGAGGCTGAAGACGAAGATGATTTGAAGGTAGATGAGGCAAAGGTTGACGAAAGCAAACAAATGGACTTTGCAAAGGTTGAGAAACGTGTGCGAACAACAGGCGGCGGGAGTACAGGAACTGTAAG GAATCTACGAATTCGCGAGGATACAGCAAAATATCTTCTCAATCTTGATGTAACTTCGGCTCATTATGATCCCAAGACCAGGTCCATGCGTGAAGATCCTCTTCCTGAGGCAGATCCAAATGAAAAGTTTTACCTG GGTGATAACCAAAATAGAAATAGTGGTCAAGCTTTGGAATTCAGAGAGTTAAACATCCATGCTTGGGAAGCATTTGACAAGGGACAAGATGTTCACATGCAAGCAGCTCCTTCCCAAGCCGAATTACTCTATAAGAATTTCAAGGTCATGAAGGAGAAATTGGAATCTCAAACAAAGGAAACTATTATTGAGAAGTATGGCAATGCAGCTGACGAGGACAAGCTTCCAAGAGAACTTCTGCTTGGTCAGAGTGAGAGGCAAGTTGAATATGATCGTGCTGGTAGAATTATTAAGGGACAG GAAGTTGCAATCCCCAGAAGCAAGTATGAAGAAGATGTTTACATTAACAACCACACAACTGTTTGGGGTTCATGGTGGAAGGATCACCATTGGGGTTTTAAGTGCTGCAAGCAGACAATACGTAACAGTTATTGTACTGGCACTGCTGGTATTGAGGCTGCTGAAGCTGCAAATGACCTTATGAGAGCCAATATTGCTCGTAAAGAAGCTGCAGCAG AGGATGCTACACCAGCAGAAGAGAAAAGGCCTGCTACATGGGGAAGTGATGTCCCAGAGGACGTAGTTCTGGATGAAAAATTGCTTGCTGATGCACTGAAAAAGGAGGATCaaagaaagagagaagagaaagatgaGAGGAAGCGTAAATATAATGTAAAATGGAATGATGAGGTTACTCAAGAGGACATAGAGGCATACAGGATGAAGAAAGTACATGATGATGATCCAATGAATAAATTCATGAACTAA
- the LOC131612936 gene encoding ethylene-responsive transcription factor ERF023-like yields MDENKPTPSIEDDATTADSRRVGTRHPIYRGVRKRRWGKWVSEIREPKKKSRIWLGSFPVPEMAAKAYDVAVYCLKGRKAQLNFPNEVENLPLPATPTARDIQAAAAKAASMMKSSVDEKGCIVSDGDSGGDDFWGEIELPELMESECSWNSPSGSSWNCSGDLTGWPEVEVLAQQPLMSCSFNN; encoded by the coding sequence ATGGACGAAAATAAACCAACACCGTCCATCGAAGACGACGCAACCACCGCAGACAGCCGGAGAGTTGGTACGCGCCACCCAATCTACCGTGGCGTCCGGAAACGGCGATGGGGAAAATGGGTATCAGAAATTCGAGAACCGAAGAAGAAATCTCGTATATGGCTAGGCTCATTCCCGGTGCCGGAGATGGCCGCAAAAGCGTACGACGTCGCAGTATATTGCCTCAAAGGCCGAAAAGCGCAACTCAATTTTCCCAACGAGGTGGAAAATCTACCACTTCCGGCCACACCTACGGCCAGAGACATTCAAGCTGCGGCGGCCAAGGCGGCGAGTATGATGAAATCTTCAGTTGATGAGAAGGGTTGCATTGTGTCTGATGGAGATAGCGGTGGTGATGATTTTTGGGGTGAGATTGAGTTGCCGGAGCTGATGGAAAGTGAGTGTAGCTGGAATTCTCCGAGTGGATCGTCGTGGAATTGCTCCGGTGACCTGACAGGGTGGCCGGAGGTTGAGGTTTTGGCGCAGCAACCGTTGATGTCGTGTTCTTTTAATAACTAA
- the LOC131612937 gene encoding uncharacterized protein LOC131612937, with the protein MEQEPGKPKLSNALVAYINPTDKSLELPPRLLVVPSPNLLQQGPCVTSNRFRSPSFRIEDNTKCYGSSGAKNILLKGESSWFGSWRKNVKRDSGGSHVFPSSAGIAETPVTHNNNKMIRSGSSSSHSHQDKSRVWRTVREGMKQVVTLQWRNKKLKKNYGSSHKH; encoded by the exons ATGGAGCAAGAACCTGGAAAACCAAAGCTAAGCAATGCACTTGTCGCCTATATTAATCCAACTGACAAGAGTTTGGAGCTTCCTCCAAGGTTGTTAGTAGTTCCTTCACCGAACCTATTGCAGCAGGGTCCTTGTGTAACCAGCAACAGGTTCCGGTCACCGTCTTTTAGAATAGAAGACAACACCAAATGCTATGGCTCTTCTGGTGCTAAGAATATTCTTCTCAAAGGAGAGAGTAGTTGGTTTGGTTCATGGAGAAAAAATGTCAAAAGAGATTCTGGGGGTAGTCATGTTTTTCCGTCTTCTGCTGGCATTGCAGAGACTCCTGTCACTCACAACAATAACAAGATGATACGTTCTGGGAGCTCTTCCAGCCACTCTCATCAAGACAAGTCTCGTGTCTGG AGAACCGTTCGTGAGGGGATGAAGCAGGTGGTTACACTTCAATGGAGgaacaaaaagctgaagaagaatTATGGAAGTAGCCATAAGCATTGA
- the LOC131612938 gene encoding uncharacterized protein LOC131612938 — protein sequence MPVMEKLKMFIVQEPVVAASCAIAGFGLFLPAVVRPILDSYQTTEQPPQPALSDVVKGMAGQK from the exons ATGCCTGTGATGGAGAAGCTCAAGATGTTCATTGTTCAAGAACCAGTTGTCGCTGCTTCATGCGCCATCGCCGGTTTTG GCCTTTTTCTTCCTGCTGTTGTGAGGCCTATTCTGGACTCATATCAAACAACCGAGCAACCTCCTCAACCTGCTTTGAGTGAT GTGGTCAAAGGTATGGCAGGTCAAAAGTAA
- the LOC131610756 gene encoding uncharacterized protein LOC131610756 gives MAAAEARTLWQRTANRCFVQEDAKRAPKLACRQSSSASSKLVDAGPTNTADELDCAAVKSAHFSSKSSFCNPSPDPRWWLHSHSQSQPSYGYQKGLTNEKLSELEKEVENLMASDESKASSKSSLVFLELKDVMEKHEKMENDSIACSLGSKQTKDFSSEPDYSWIEGDKAEPWWRMADRDELASFVSNKSLNHIENCDLPPPKKKHLSGYSCSSIMSTNDDKTKTASYNLEAKSGRFSNSKKGPSANEGLLYFASAKSSSDTPTHDDDDVKQSIQISEGDTSKAQLMEALCHSQTRAREAEEAAKQAYAEKEHIVTLIFKQASQLFAYKQLIKLLQLETLCNQIKNNDQSTSTLFPVALPWMSDERRKSRKRKQTYSNGRRDRKGKANCDITTYAVAIALGLSLVGAGLLLGWTVGWMSPCL, from the exons ATGGCGGCTGCAGAAGCGAGGACTCTGTGGCAGAGAACTGCGAATCGGTGCTTTGTGCAAGAAGATGCAAAAAGAGCTCCCAAGTTGGCTTGTCGTCAATCTTCAAGTGCATCGTCGAAACTGGTTGATGCTGGACCTACGAATACAGCAGACGAATTGGATTGCGCTGCGGTTAAATCCGCCCATTTTAGCAGCAAATCATCGTTCTGTAATCCATCACCTGATCCTAGGTGGTGGTtgcattcacattcacaatcacaacCTAGTTATGGTTATCAAAAAGGTTTGACAAATGAAAAGTTAAGTGAATTGGAGAAAGAGGTTGAAAATTTGATGGCTAGTGATGAAAGTAAGGCATCTAGTAAAAGTTCTTTAGTGTTTCTTGAATTAAAGGATGTGATGGAAAAGCACGAGAAAATGGAGAACGATTCAATAGCTTGTTCGTTAGGCTCCAAGCAAACGAAGGATTTTTCCTCGGAACCAGACTATTCTTGGATTGAAGGTGATAAAGCCGAGCCGTGGTGGCGGATGGCAGATAGAGATGAGTTAGCTTCCTTTGTTTCGAACAAATCACTTAACCATATTGAGAATTGCGATCTTCCTCCTCCTAAGAAGAAGCATCTTAGTGGATACTCTTGCTCTAGTATTATGAGTACTAATGATGACAAAACAAAGACAGCATCTTATAATTTGGAAGCCAAATCCGGAAGGTTTTCCAATTCGAAGAAGGGTCCTTCTGCCAATGAAGGACTATTGTATTTTGCATCGGCCAAATCTTCAAG TGATACCCCTACTCACGACGATGACGATGTCAAGCAAAGTATACAAATTTCTGAGGGAGACACTAGCAAAGCACAATTGATGGAGGCATTATGTCACTCTCAAACACGCGCACGGGAAGCAGAGGAAGCAGCGAAACAAGCTTACGCAGAGAAAGAACACATTGTTACACTCATTTTTAAACAAGCTTCACAACTCTTTGCCTATAAGCAATTGATTAAACTGCTGCAGCTGGAAACTCTCTGCAACCAGATCAAGAATAATGATCAGTCAACCTCAACTCTCTTTCCGGTTGCTCTTCCATGGATGTCGGATGAACGCAGGAAATCACGGAAGAGAAAGCAAACATATTCCAACGGCAGACGTGACAGAAAAGGCAAGGCGAATTGTGATATTACAACGTATGCGGTTGCAATTGCTTTAGGGTTAAGTCTTGTTGGAGCAGGCTTGCTATTAGGATGGACTGTTGGTTGGATGTCACCATGTTTATAG